The following nucleotide sequence is from Juglans microcarpa x Juglans regia isolate MS1-56 chromosome 6D, Jm3101_v1.0, whole genome shotgun sequence.
TCAACAATTCTACGGCCTCTACtaaaagtcaaaatatatattatatgatgtaCATACACATGACTTTCTAGAAATATTAATTCATGTGTTGATGATCATGCATATTATACAAAACCACGTGGCAGGCtgcaataataattataaattcattCAAATCCACATGACCCGTAATTTTAggaaataaatctttttttttttatatcttttctttaattcatGATGATCTCTATCTAATCATCGATCCACCGGTGGtaattaaatatattcttattaaatatattcttactaaaatatattgttactaaaatgatctctctctctctatatatatatatatagatggctAGGGTTAATTtcgttaataataataataatcattatataagtatttttatttgtacAAGATCAAGATTTTGATGCATTAATTGTGttgtgattttgaaatttttgatatatatagaaaaattttattcataagcctcatacaccacacacctattttttttttgttatttttttaatttttttctattatcaaatgtgtggtatatgaatgatgagtagaataatttaatcgttttaagaaaaataaaaccaaaaacaatttaaaaaaataaaaaaattgtggtgtgtgatgtgtgaggcttatgaatagcaatactcatatatatatatatatataaagactaCGTACGTATACTTGTAGACTGggtccaaataaaatatattgtactTTCATTAAATTGTGATGATTTGTCATGTGATGAATTAGTCGGGTCTAGCTAGCCAGTACATACATCTTGACGAGTACTACTCCACCATCCTTCTAATTTTGTCCTGTACGTCCTTgactcaacatatatatattaattaaaacgTACTTGAGATTTTGTAATTACTTCGATCGGTTGTATATATGGAGAAGACTTAATAAAGATGTTTCAGTTATTTGATCGAATTAATGGATGGtctaatattttatctaatgtgtgatagatatattatatgagTAGTTCTACTGCTTGTGTATAATTTTTGGATAATATTATAGACTTCATTTAAACATTTAAGACTCGtttggatacttaaaaaaaatatctcaaaatatctgtgaataatattaaaatagctcgagttaaaatattttattaagttttgggaaatgagaaaaaaaaattgaataaaaatattataaagttataagttTATTTCCTAAATTCAgctgagtttagtaatttgagagttaggtatttagatgttagattcaacttaaaattagactaaactcaactgagtcttgcaactaaacgcaaccttaataTATGTCTATGATCTGTCTCATGGGTACTGTAAGATAATCATCAAGTTCAATCAGGCAAATTAAAGATCTTATTATACGAGAAAACCCATTAATTTTTTGTTGGctgtatgcatgcataattgatACTAATTAAGCCAGCTACACTGCAAATGTATTTGTTGATCATTAGACTGGAAACTTTCTTATGGTTTTCTAAAGTCAAAACTGGGACACAGAGACAATTATTGAAGGAGACTTCCTCTAGTATTCTAGCTAGATAGTTTCTTAATTGGGCCCTCCAAAGCCCTAAAAGTCAGCCGACTTGACCCTTTAAAATCCTAGCTCATCATACCTACGataatatctctctctctcatatatatatatatatatatatatatatatagaattggTTCTCTAATTACCATATTAATTGGCTACTATATAGCTAGAGAGCTGGGAAGAAGCTAGAGAACGTCTCATGTACTTGGAGAAGATCATGAGCAGTAAGATGCAGTTAGATACTAGTAAGGAGGACGATGGTCATGATGAAGTTCCACTGCCTGGATTTCGGTTTCATCCAACAGATGAAGAACTCGTTGGCTTTTATCTTCGTCGGAAGGTCGAGAAGAAACCAACACGTCTTGAACTCATCAAACAAATCGATATCTACAAATACGATCCCTGGAATCTTCCAAGTGAggattatgtaattaattatagtttttctctctttttttctccttttttctgTCTGTCGATCTGTATGGTACAGCATGATATATCATATACctacaaacatataatatatatttgtgtgtgtgtaaatatatatatatgtatgtatgtatgtatattgaTACTGTCTTTGTTTCAACTTGAAAAACCGATCCATGGGGCTCTGATCAAAATTAGGACTTTCAGAACTAAGCTCTCTTTAACGTAGGCGCCTAATTTGTAACAAGTGCAGGCACAAATGAAagattattatgatttttaggGTTTCTGAAAAATCGCATATGTAGATGCAAACCCCACCACCCATGCACGGATTTTATATCTCcagatcttcttcttttttttattttttgggttaattcTTGTGCTGAATTCGTTCCAGATAAAGGACTTGATCTGTTCTCTTTCTTAAATGCtatgaaacaaattaaaataggATAACTTGATATCCATATATAGAAAAGAATTAAAGCGTGCATCCGATTCAGATCATGTACTTATTTTTGCTTATGGGAATTTACGTAcaaagcatatattatttatgtggGAAAAGGAAGAACCCTTACGTACTCTCTTGCAAAGGAGAGAATAATTTAGGAATATTGCATAGAGAAACAATTATAGTAGCTGGTGTAGCAGTTCATTTCCAAGGTGCAGTTTCTGtatatatttctctctctctctctctctctctctctcatgacaCATTTtgcttatatattattgatttgcaGAAGCTGCTGGAAGTACTGCAAAAGACACAGAGGGGTACTTCTTTTGCAAAAGGGGGAGAAAGTATAGGAACAGCATACGACCCAACAGAGTAACAGGGTCTGGATTTTGGAAAGCAACAGGCATCGACAAACAAGTCTACTCAGCGAAAGGATCAGCAGATCGTCGAAGCCATCATGTCTGCATTGGCCTCAAGAAAACATTAGTATACTACCGCGGAAGTGCAGGAAAAGGCAC
It contains:
- the LOC121234014 gene encoding transcription factor JUNGBRUNNEN 1-like isoform X2 is translated as MYLEKIMSSKMQLDTSKEDDGHDEVPLPGFRFHPTDEELVGFYLRRKVEKKPTRLELIKQIDIYKYDPWNLPKAAGSTAKDTEGYFFCKRGRKYRNSIRPNRVTGSGFWKATGIDKQVYSAKGSADRRSHHVCIGLKKTLVYYRGSAGKGTKTDWMMHEFRLPADHDNNTNLSNAKSSTAPEAEIWTLCRIFERNVSHRKYTPDWRALSAKRHDTANYSSSEACSLESNNREGTSCKSAS